tatacatacaaatataaaatatgtcttTATGGCTTCACTTACCTGTCTttactaaataaaatattctcgaaacaGGATAATGCACCAGAACCATGGAAGTGAATAAGCTGTATACCAGCTGTCAGAGCTATAGTGTTAAAGGGCAGGAGACTAACTAGACAATAACTTCAAGAGTTTTGCTCAGATCGACTTAAAATTTTGGGAATatattcttgaaatgtttaacaataagataagacaaaaaaaaattcaatttttcgaaagtgcaaAACCTTACCCCCCCTTAAACCATTACGTATCGATAATAACGATACGTCACTGGCACCTCACAATCTAtggtttattttcaaacaaattgattACGATTTACATGTCAGtaaattcaacgaatttttttctctcaataatTTCGACAAGAGAAATCAAAGAAGTTTTGCACCTTTTCGAGCCAGAAATAATTTGATTCTCAAATCCTTCGTAAGTaagtgtaattaaaaaatcgacATTCCGCGAAATTTCTGAAACGGTCCAAGTCGATTTTTTACATTCCTCTATGCTTGAGAAgcattggaaaaataaatttcgataaaCAAAAGCGTGAAATAAAATCACACGGAGGAGAAAACCcggggaaaaaattgtcagGGTTGGGATTAAGTGTAGAAATCGGTTGAAACAAACCTTTGAGAAGTTCCCTGAGACCTTCAAGTCCCTGAGCAACGACATCGTCGGTTTCCCTGAGTTCCTCCCTGGCCTTATTTTCGTAAAACTCGTCGAGTCCTTCGGGATCAAAGCGGAGCTCAGCCGATCCGATTTTAAGAGCCGGTGCAGTCTGAAGTCTCTGGGTGAGCGCCTCTTGGCCGCCGGGGGCCAAACTGGTCTCAATTATTTTGGACATGATTCTACAGATAGATCGGAAGAGATAAGCTCTAAGATCAGTTGTCGATTTTCAGAAATCGGTAACGATGAACGGCTTCGCGATCAACAGAAGCGGGAAATTCAAACCGACGATCGTCTCCCGAGAATCTGATTTTCCCGAAAATAATTCCAACCGATTCGATGCCGATTCCAATCGAGGATAAAATAATTCCACAAACGGTGTAAATGCACTTGTCGTCGGCGAGTGTCTTGCGGAGGACTGACTTCCTCGATCACTACAGCGTTTGTCGCAGGAATCTCGCGGGGCACTGACATCGCCCTAGAAAGCTACTCCCCACCTCTTTAAGTTTCCACCTCGACGCTCTCATTGTATAAATGCCCTCTTCGGCTGGAATTAATTACTGCTATCCGTTCACGGCGGTACTCTGTGCTGTTGTTATCGATGAAGTTATTCCTTGCAGCACGCTCTGATCAAGGATTCAAGGATTCGCAATTAGCGTTGTACTAAAGGGAATTTGACTCATAGTGTCTGTCAAGTGTCACGTGACGGGGACGTATGCCAAAGATACATGAATATATGCGAgttaatttgatgaaaaaccATTCGCATATCCAGTTTTAACTTTACAcactttaaaaattttactgtatgccaaaattaacaataaatccACTCGATAGGCCAAAAGTTACGAGAAGTGGACGACAGATCAAATACGTAATCATGGCATACTCAGTAAATGACGAAAGAACTGAAAATGATTCACGGTTGATTTCGCGGACGAGTGATCGAGTAGCTGAGGAAAGGAGGAGATTAAAACCGGAGGAGCAAAAGGTAGCAAAACATAGAGCGGAACTAGAGCAAAGGTTACGACAGTGAGGTCACTGGAGAACTTGTtgacagaattgaaaaaactggAATTGGAGAATTAGCGGCAACCTCAAATAACAAACCGTTTAATATCAAGGGAGTCAGAACCGAGACAGGTGGAGGAGGATGGCAGAATTTTGGGAGGTTTGATAAATCAATTACATTCAATTAATGTAGAAATTAAGGTACCAAAATTTTCTGGTGACGATAATGCAAATCCTAGAGAATTAATTAACAAAGACGTAGAACAAAGAATATTAGGAGTACATGGAGCATTCGAGGGAAGAGCGAAAATATGGTTAGATAATAGAAGAATGCGATTTGAAACATATACAgaatttaaagaatttttcttcaaggAACATTGTTCAGATGCGATTagaatataagaaaaaagtcGGTGGTCGTCGCGTAGATATAGAGCGCATGAAAATAGTTTGCAGACTTATTTACTTGAAATAAACGAAGTAGGCGCAATATTTTGAACCCAAATTAACTGAATGTGAGATGAACTGTAgtataattcaataaatacCAATAGAAGTGTAAGAAATTTTAGTAGCGATAAATTTCTCAGACAACAATGTAGTTGAAATTGCACTCCGTTAAGTAGATTCACCCCAAGAAAAAAGACACAGATAAAAgcgacaaaattttcaatcgaataaTAAAGAACAATCGTATTTAAAGGTGAAAGgaattaattatcaaaataacgaaagtcagtacaaatataattttcagcGACAGCGAGGACAAACTAATATGCTATACTAAAATTAGAAGGCGGATGGAGCCAACTGTTGGTTACCAAATCCAAGTTACCCATCAGCGAATTATTACCCACAGAATAATACGAACAGCTTTCAAGCAAAAAGTCGAGTAATCTGGACTAAACCGAATATGAGTAGCATGGCAACAGCAATAGCTGATAATCGGGGTCTAAATTAAGAGAATTTTTCTGAAAGAATTCAAATctaaaagtcaaaaaaaaaaaaaatatatatatataaatgttacAACGTTTCATTCTGAAACCAGTTGATTAGAGGATTGCTTTGCTGTGCTTcatttaaaaaagtttttttacaGTGAATACAGTATTTTTGTAATAGTGTGTTAGCCATGTATAGGATACAgtcacaaatttttgattccAAAGTTCACTAAAAACAATTACCTATCAACGCGATAATTTTAGACTAAATAGAAAAATCGATAACAAAAATTCACAcgcaattttgttttcatttttccttcaCGTGCATAAGCtgatgcaaaataaaaattttattttcgaatttccacATTTCTTTCTAGCTCGCGTATGCCTATTTAATTATTCACCTAAATACAAGTATAAAAGTACGGTGTAACATATCATTATATATCGAGATACTTTATACTGGATTGAAATTGTGCGTTATAACTTAAGGTACAAATTTGTCAGTCTCTTGGTCCCGCTATTAGTTTTTTCGAAGACCGTAGCTGTTCCattctgaaagaaaaagaaaaaagaaatgaatttccAAAAAAGAGGAAGCcggataattattttttttttttaaataaacaaactatAATCGAGGGTACACAATGAGTTCGCGTCTAATTATGTAAACAGGACGGCGTGATTAGAGTATCGCTTTGTTTGAACCGTCATTGCAGGATGTTCATTTTGtgaaatacatgtatacataggCTACTAAACATAGATATAGTCGTGGGGGCTATAATCAAATGAGTGATTACGGCAGCACCGTTGCTGCATGGCTGACGTGACACGAAGCGATAATATCGCATTGTAATATTTACATTGTAGAGAAAATAGAGCTTCGTTAAAAGCAATCCAAAGAAATAATGTGGAAAAATAACAATCCTCGGTTGACCGCAAGATTAAACCGTTTAATTCATAACTCGGAAAAACTCGAAACGTTTATGAGGAAATTTTGCATGTTTGTCAAGCATTTAAAACAGTGCTTATTTGACAGCTTTGTCCTAATCTTACTCGGAATCCGTCATGGCTCTGGGCGTAAATAAACGTTTGATTGCGAAATCAAATACTAGGTTCAATGACATTTACAGTTCCCTTTGCATGACTCACGAGGCAATGAACTCAACTACGAATTGTAAcaagatgaaaatattgaatattcaaaGACACTAGAGttgcattttttcaaacaatggCCCAAGAAACTCGCAGTGACATGGATGGAAATTATTTAATGTACTGGTGGAATACTGTGATATACATTAGAATCCAAAGTTTAACTACGTCCTGGAAAAGCAACTGTCAAGCTGTCGGTCAGATTGTAAGTTGAATCGTTGAACTGACATCAACTATCAACACTGGTCGAGAAAACTTCGTAAAGTTCCAACTATCGCAGTCCAATAatgttcgaaatttaaaaacatcaCAATATTTCTATGCTCTAACTTGAAATGCTTATTGTTTGCAGAATTGGAGAATGATCGGAGCTCGCGTATCGGAAATTCAACGAGTCTGAAAGTTTGTTGACGACTGATGGTGATATTTAGGTTTGGGACGAAGCGAGCTAACGACTAACTGGTCGTTAACTTCGGCTGCGAATTCGGTGATCGTGACATTGACGATTCAACGACGAGTGGCTTGATACCAACCTTTCACCTTATCCTCGTTCTCGATAATAACCGGGTACCAATCAGCGGATGTGTAGTCAATGGCGGGTAACTTGCCACCGTAGTTTTCTGGCAGGTGACTCGGGTCGAGGTGCTTGTGAAGCGAGGCCATTTTGCTACCGTGGAAGTACATCCTGGAGTTGAGCTTCTCCCGGATGAACGGCGTGAATATCTTCCAGACCATGTTGAAGATGAACGGTTGCTTGACTATGTGAACCTGGAAAAGGACCGCCGTCAGTTACGCTTTACAACGTCTCTCCGCACTTGGTACGGCTATTGGACTCGAGACTTTAGCCTGCATCGGCGACTCAAGAACGTGGGATGGAGACCGTTGACCCCGATGGTTCGGGGAAAACAGCCGGCTACGACTTGTCTGACCTCCTTTAGACGCAGCGGCATCGCGTCCTGGATGAAGGTGAGCAGTCGCATGCTGAACGTCGGCGACAACGCCAAGACCTGTTTCATCGTCAGCCCGTCGAAGTCCATTATCACCACAACACCTCGAACCTGAAGAAGACCAGGAAATAAATTGGGGTTCAGGTGCGGGTCGAAATTCCTAATGGTGAAAGTTCAGAGAAAGTATCGTACCGAATAGTCGGAATTCTCAATagtcaaaatttcgaatggcAGAAACACCGTATAGTCAAGATTTTGAATCGTAACAATATCAAACGgtggaaattgaaaacaccGAACGGTGTAAATTCAAAACTAAAGCCATTCGGAACTTCGACTTGCATTCGTTAAAACAAAATCTGTCCATTGCATCGACTGGTTTGTTATCTTACGAAAAAATTCGGCTGTACATGTCGTTTTATAAATTATCGCTCTCTTGTGTAAGTAAGATATTGCTTTTGTATGTGGTCACTGATTGTAAGTGAAGGTTTAGATACCgatgaaaaatacaaacagCATAATATACTTAAATTTCAAAGCGAGCGCAAATCTGCTGTGAATATATGGTTCatatacataatttatatttctctTAATGACATAGCAGTGATAGTAGAGGTCATTATCACTTGCCAAATTTTGAAGAGATATCATTTCTGAGGAGAGTAGAACAAGTGTGAAATACGTTTTGTTGAGCTTATTGGTAAGACAGAAATTCTACCATTACTGTGATACAGATTACATTTTGATGTTAACGATAATTGTGTACCAAAGTGGGgtctacgaaaaaaaaaaaaaacttgcaaaTGTATTCTACGTTGcgcaaatttcaatattctcatGTCTAAAATTCATGAAATGAAAAGGCTGAATTgtctgtataataataacaattgcaCGCCACTGTACACCAGAATTGAGTCCAGACGTACGTAGTTTTATCGAGGTGCAAGGTGCAAGCTCAGAATCAATAGTTGATCACCCATCACTCATCAAGCGGATTACCATCAATAGCCTTACTGTATAAATTTCTGTACTTTGACTAGATCGTAAAGCCGTGTAACGGATAACAATGATGAAGAATGATTTAAGCATTTGCGAGAAGGAGAAGGTCATCCTGGTCCCTTCCCCCTTTCAGTTTTTGGTCATAAAAATCTCACCTGCGTTTCGGGCTCTCGCATGGCGGCCTCGTGGATGAGATAGAAGATTCTGAACAACTGATCGGCGCTGACCTTGGACGGGTCCCAAGACTTTCCGGCATTTACGAGGAGTACTCGCCTGCCCTTGTGGTCCCGGCCCTTCAGAACGTTGACGACGTTGCTCTCGATGAAGGCCGCCCTCTCGTCCTGAGGCATCAGGTTTTCCAGAAGAGCGGCGTTCTTCTCCTTGAACTCGGCGACTCTTTTCATTAGCGCGAAAGCGCTGTCCGGGTAAAATTTACACGGTCGAAGAAAAATGACAAGGAAATCGTCCTCCgtgttgaaaaataacgttTTGTCACCTGCGGAAAGAGACGAAGTAGAAGAATATGGTGAGACGagtaactggaaaaaataTGCTTGAGAAGCGGTTTGATCCAGTAGTCACATGTGATCCAGCTGCGATGTTTATGTTTATGTGACACTTATTTGCCGCGATACAGATCTGCAAAAACATTGTATGACACACAATCGCGCCTTTCATTGTCGCTTCGATACATAGTCCGTGATGTTTGTGcaacagagaaagagagacacgGACTGATTACAGCAACTCGGTACAAAGCTCATTTGGCTTTGCGGTATCAGTGTAGAGGTGCAGTAGGTAGATGTTTGGAGTTTGGAGCTGTCGCACAAGCTCGCattgacaatgagaaaaatcttatgAATAAATATGCGGTGCACGTTGGCAGTAGTTAAATTTTTAGCATCGTTTTTTTCCCATCTTTCATCCGCCCCGCGTACCCAAGCATTCCGTTCGCATGACGATCGACCTTGCGAAGCATTCGTAAGCCATCGTGTTGCGATTCATCGCAAAGTGCCTCGCGTGTATCAAAACGGATCCAAATTAGGCTGAGAAACTCCAACGATGATtgcttcctctttctctctctccctctttcctGAGCTCAGCATAATCCATTGTCTATCTGGTTTTGCCAAGATGATCAACAAAGAAAGAATGGCGCGAACTGTTTTGGAGTCGAGAGACTGTGCGTTCGTGGTGATAGTGGATCCAGCTCTTTTAGTTGCATTCATTCCTCAAACAGGTTTGCGTATCGAAAACTAGAACGGGGTGGGAAAACACGATAACGCGGCTTATCTATTCTGAAGTTTGACCCTAAACGCTGTAGATGCTCCGAAGTTGCAGCCAGTTATTATCGCTCAAGCCGTACGGCCGCTTCTCAGGGTGAAATATTCGTTTCACGAACAGTCTGTATTCGAATATTTAGTCTTTTTGAAAGCTGTGCCTCCGAATAGATATTCCTACTTTATTCGTCCACTCGTTTCCTTCTCTTTCCAACAATGATTGGGTTACTCAATTGAGCACATATGAAGTCAACAATCAATTATGCCTGAATTGCTGTTTTCCTGACTAGCCCAATTACTAGAGTTTTCGACATTGCAAGACTCTGGATTTCGTGCTGATATTATGCAACCGGATTTAAATACGACATGCACAATTATTCGCTTTGGGTATGTTCGTGGAGAGCCACTCCGTGATATGCTTATTACACACTTCTTTAATTTATCTTATCAGCGCAGTTCGATTATCAAAAATCCGTGAATGTCAACTCGGTGCACGGCTCACAATTTAGGTACACCTTTTCTTGTGCCCGAAATCACtaacaaatatacatatttcacGAACCACGACAATATTGCTTCTGATAATGCGAAACTTTTATTAGTATACAATTTAACTAAGCTGCCTGCGCAATTCCAACGCGTCCGATCATATTCTGTTTTGTACATGCTGAAAGAAAACTGATCGTATTACTGTAAGTTGATCCCCCCAATCTCAAACATTTTCTGGAATCGTTGTGCATTTCTTCAGGGTATAAATTAATTAGTAAAAGAATAAAGgtaaaaagtagaagaaaGTCATTTTGATCGTGAACCTGAAGACACGGTTCAATGAATGCTCGCGCATTTACGTCTACCGGAGTTTCCACTTTCTGTCAAAACCGCAAAGTTACTCTTCAGGGTAGAGAATGATCTACTAGCAAAGTCCCCAATCTGCCGGTAGGTAGAGACGATTCTACTTCAACTACAGTACAGTCTGATTGTTACGAAAACGAAATGATCCAGTCGCGAATTCCAACATCTTAGGTTATCCATGGTCAACAGAAGGGTTTTTCAGGGTGAATAATGattaaacatataaaaatcaGGAACGGTTATCGATTGATTCAACTCTGATCGAAGCGATGGATTTTCAGAAATGAAACGGGTCAACTCATCGCGGTTCataaaaaagggaaaaaatggCCAAAACCTACCTTCAAGGAGCTTTCTGAGGGCTTCGATGCCATTCTTCTTGTTCTCCTCAGTCTCCCTGAGTTCGCTGAGAGCAAGTGCCTGCGTTTCCGGTCC
The Neodiprion fabricii isolate iyNeoFabr1 chromosome 5, iyNeoFabr1.1, whole genome shotgun sequence genome window above contains:
- the LOC124183099 gene encoding retinaldehyde-binding protein 1, with amino-acid sequence MAFRLEEDPIGPETQALALSELRETEENKKNGIEALRKLLEGDKTLFFNTEDDFLVIFLRPCKFYPDSAFALMKRVAEFKEKNAALLENLMPQDERAAFIESNVVNVLKGRDHKGRRVLLVNAGKSWDPSKVSADQLFRIFYLIHEAAMREPETQVRGVVVIMDFDGLTMKQVLALSPTFSMRLLTFIQDAMPLRLKEVHIVKQPFIFNMVWKIFTPFIREKLNSRMYFHGSKMASLHKHLDPSHLPENYGGKLPAIDYTSADWYPVIIENEDKVKEWNSYGLRKN